A window from Enterocloster bolteae encodes these proteins:
- the ftsH gene encoding ATP-dependent zinc metalloprotease FtsH — protein sequence MGANEDSGKRNLKSGTPKKPFIYYYFLVILAVMVLNALVFPMMEHSVEVPYSEFLKELDAGNVKDVYVSNGESQIQFTKKDQKQWNVSYKTGPIPGDDLVKRLQNADVENFTGEIQTKASPLLSFLMSWVAPILMFVVIGNIMGRMLSKRMGGSNAMTFGKSNAKIYAENETGITFADVAGEEEAKDALKEIVDFLHNPQKYADIGANLPKGALLVGPPGTGKTLLARAVAGEAHVPFFSISGSEFVEMFVGMGAAKVRDLFKQANDKAPCIVFIDEIDTIGKKRDGGGMSGNDEREQTLNQLLTEMDGFDGKKGVVILAATNRPESLDKALLRPGRFDRRVPVELPDLKGREAILKVHGQNVKMSDDVDYNAIARATAGASGAELANIINEAALRAVRMGRSAVVQADLEESVETVIAGYQKKNAVISQKERRIVAYHEVGHALVAACQSHSAPVQKITIIPRTSGALGYTMQVEQGERYLMSREEALDKIATFTGGRAAEELIFHSITTGASNDIEQATKIARSMVTRFGMTDEFDMVAMETVNNQYLGGDTSLICAPDTAKRIDEQVVSIVKEQHRKALSILRENEGRLHEIAAYLLEKETITGDEFMEIFNRGEEEQVRGE from the coding sequence ATGGGTGCGAATGAAGACAGCGGAAAGAGAAACTTAAAAAGCGGCACGCCTAAAAAGCCGTTCATTTACTATTATTTCCTGGTCATATTGGCAGTGATGGTGTTAAATGCCCTTGTATTTCCCATGATGGAGCATTCCGTAGAAGTGCCGTACAGCGAGTTCCTGAAGGAACTGGACGCCGGTAATGTGAAGGATGTGTACGTCAGCAACGGGGAATCACAGATTCAGTTTACGAAAAAGGACCAGAAGCAGTGGAATGTCAGCTATAAGACAGGACCGATTCCGGGAGACGACCTGGTTAAGCGGCTGCAGAATGCGGATGTGGAGAATTTTACAGGAGAAATCCAGACAAAGGCTTCTCCGCTCTTAAGCTTTCTGATGTCCTGGGTTGCGCCCATTCTCATGTTTGTGGTCATTGGAAATATTATGGGGCGCATGCTTTCCAAGCGCATGGGCGGCAGCAATGCCATGACCTTCGGAAAGTCCAATGCAAAGATATACGCAGAGAATGAGACGGGAATCACCTTTGCCGATGTGGCAGGTGAGGAGGAGGCCAAGGATGCCTTAAAGGAAATCGTGGATTTCCTTCACAATCCGCAGAAGTATGCGGATATAGGAGCAAATCTTCCAAAGGGAGCGCTGCTGGTGGGCCCTCCCGGAACCGGCAAGACGCTTCTTGCAAGGGCGGTGGCAGGAGAAGCCCACGTCCCCTTCTTCTCCATATCCGGTTCTGAATTTGTGGAGATGTTTGTGGGGATGGGCGCTGCCAAGGTCAGGGATCTGTTTAAGCAGGCCAATGATAAGGCGCCGTGTATTGTATTTATTGATGAGATTGACACCATCGGCAAGAAGCGCGACGGCGGAGGCATGAGCGGAAACGATGAGCGTGAGCAGACCCTGAACCAGCTGCTGACGGAGATGGATGGTTTCGACGGAAAGAAGGGCGTAGTCATCCTGGCTGCCACCAACCGTCCGGAGTCCCTGGACAAGGCCCTGCTGCGTCCCGGCCGCTTTGACCGCAGAGTGCCGGTGGAGCTGCCTGACTTAAAGGGACGTGAGGCTATCTTAAAGGTTCACGGACAAAACGTGAAGATGTCGGATGACGTGGATTACAATGCCATTGCCAGGGCCACGGCAGGCGCCAGCGGCGCGGAGCTGGCCAATATCATCAACGAGGCAGCCCTGAGGGCAGTGCGTATGGGCCGCAGCGCCGTGGTGCAGGCCGACCTGGAGGAAAGCGTGGAGACGGTCATTGCCGGATACCAGAAGAAAAATGCGGTTATTTCCCAGAAGGAGCGCAGAATCGTGGCGTATCATGAGGTGGGCCATGCTCTGGTGGCTGCCTGCCAGAGCCACAGCGCTCCGGTTCAGAAGATTACCATTATCCCCAGAACATCGGGGGCATTGGGATATACCATGCAGGTGGAACAGGGAGAGCGCTACCTTATGAGCCGGGAGGAGGCACTGGATAAGATTGCCACCTTTACAGGCGGCCGGGCGGCGGAGGAGCTGATTTTCCATTCCATTACCACAGGCGCGTCCAACGACATTGAGCAGGCTACCAAGATTGCCCGTTCCATGGTGACCCGGTTCGGCATGACCGATGAGTTTGACATGGTGGCCATGGAAACCGTGAACAACCAGTATCTGGGAGGAGACACATCCCTGATTTGCGCTCCGGACACGGCAAAGCGCATAGATGAACAGGTGGTGTCCATTGTGAAGGAGCAGCATAGGAAGGCTCTTTCCATTCTCAGGGAAAATGAAGGCAGGCTCCATGAGATAGCCGCCTATCTGCTGGAAAAGGAGACCATCACAGGAGACGAATTCATGGAAATCTTCAACCGTGGAGAAGAAGAGCAGGTCCGGGGAGAATAG
- a CDS encoding MarR family transcriptional regulator, with amino-acid sequence MNREPADSRHVGEHFMEFAIDFFNLAKNSYHQQNQIRANSAAFQVLMQLNQPDRQAPTMSEMALQLGITKQQLTKLINDLEEKNLVRRQHSSRNRRHVYLMITPEGASIMKQLREAMLECTVSRLSSYNQEELAELDDCLIRLSTLLEKFAAAEDIASCGDFPEL; translated from the coding sequence ATGAACCGTGAACCAGCAGACAGCAGACATGTGGGGGAACATTTCATGGAATTTGCCATTGATTTTTTTAATCTGGCAAAGAACAGCTACCACCAGCAGAACCAGATACGGGCGAATTCCGCTGCTTTCCAGGTCCTGATGCAGTTAAACCAGCCGGACAGACAGGCGCCCACCATGTCGGAGATGGCCCTGCAGCTGGGCATTACCAAACAGCAGCTGACAAAGCTTATCAATGATCTGGAAGAAAAGAACCTGGTCCGCAGACAGCACAGCTCCAGGAACCGGCGCCATGTATATCTGATGATTACACCGGAAGGCGCATCCATCATGAAGCAGCTGAGGGAAGCTATGCTGGAGTGCACGGTGTCCCGACTTTCCTCGTATAATCAGGAGGAACTGGCGGAGCTGGACGACTGCCTGATACGTTTAAGCACCCTGTTGGAGAAATTCGCTGCTGCGGAGGATATAGCATCCTGCGGGGATTTTCCTGAGTTGTAG
- a CDS encoding amino acid ABC transporter ATP-binding protein produces MSGNTGMFNGQPLIRVQDLGKSFGSIDVLKGITVDIHKGDVVFVVGPSGSGKSTFLRCLNLLEEPTSGHIFFEGTDITDPKTDIDKHRQKMGMVFQQFNLFPHMDIMKNLTIAPIKLQGKGQKEAEDEAMELLERVGLADRAHAYPSQLSGGQKQRIAIVRALCMKPDVMLFDEPTSALDPEMVGEVLSVMRDLAREKMTMVVVTHEMGFAREVATRVMFMDEGHFMEEAAPEEFFSNPKNERLKSFLSKVL; encoded by the coding sequence ATGAGCGGTAATACAGGAATGTTTAACGGACAGCCCTTAATCCGGGTGCAGGACCTGGGAAAGAGCTTTGGCTCCATTGATGTCTTAAAGGGAATCACGGTGGATATCCACAAGGGGGATGTGGTCTTTGTGGTAGGGCCTTCCGGTTCCGGCAAAAGCACCTTCCTCAGATGTCTGAACCTGCTGGAGGAGCCCACAAGCGGGCACATTTTCTTTGAGGGCACCGACATCACGGACCCTAAGACAGATATTGACAAGCACCGCCAGAAAATGGGGATGGTATTCCAGCAGTTTAATCTATTTCCCCACATGGATATCATGAAGAACCTGACCATTGCTCCCATAAAGCTTCAGGGAAAGGGACAAAAGGAAGCCGAGGATGAGGCTATGGAGCTACTGGAGCGTGTGGGACTGGCAGACAGGGCCCACGCATATCCCAGCCAGCTTTCAGGCGGTCAGAAACAGCGTATTGCCATTGTCCGGGCTTTGTGCATGAAGCCGGATGTGATGCTGTTCGACGAGCCCACCTCCGCCCTGGACCCGGAGATGGTAGGAGAGGTATTAAGCGTTATGCGCGACCTTGCCAGGGAAAAGATGACCATGGTGGTGGTGACACACGAGATGGGCTTTGCCAGAGAGGTAGCCACCAGGGTTATGTTCATGGACGAGGGGCACTTTATGGAGGAAGCCGCACCGGAGGAATTCTTCTCCAACCCTAAAAATGAGCGTCTGAAGTCCTTCTTAAGTAAGGTATTGTAA
- a CDS encoding amino acid ABC transporter permease, which translates to MWKTFTDAFYLNFVSDNRWKYLTEGLKTTLIITFFACLMGIVLGFLVGMIRSTYEKTHKLKVLNAICKVYLTVIRGTPVVVQLLIIYFVVFGSVRVDKVIVAILAFGVNSGAYVAEIFRSGIMSIDPGQMEAGRSLGFNYAQTMWYIIMPQAFKTVLPTLCNEFISLLKETSVSGYIAIQDLTKGGDIIRSRTYSAFMPLIAVAIIYLIIVMIFTKLIQILERRLRQNER; encoded by the coding sequence ATGTGGAAGACATTTACAGATGCGTTTTACCTGAACTTTGTGTCAGACAACCGGTGGAAATATCTGACCGAGGGTCTGAAAACAACGTTGATTATTACCTTTTTTGCCTGCCTTATGGGCATTGTGCTGGGATTTCTGGTGGGAATGATACGATCCACCTATGAGAAGACCCATAAGCTTAAGGTGCTCAATGCAATCTGTAAAGTGTACCTGACCGTAATCCGGGGCACCCCTGTGGTGGTGCAGCTGCTAATCATTTACTTTGTTGTATTCGGAAGCGTCAGGGTAGACAAGGTCATAGTGGCCATCCTGGCCTTCGGAGTCAACTCGGGAGCCTATGTGGCGGAGATATTCAGAAGCGGCATCATGTCCATTGATCCGGGACAGATGGAGGCAGGCCGCAGCCTGGGCTTCAACTATGCCCAGACCATGTGGTACATCATCATGCCCCAGGCCTTTAAGACAGTACTCCCAACCCTGTGCAACGAGTTTATCTCCCTGTTAAAGGAGACTTCGGTATCCGGCTACATTGCCATCCAGGATTTGACCAAGGGCGGGGACATCATCCGAAGCAGGACATACAGTGCATTTATGCCGCTGATTGCGGTTGCCATTATTTATCTCATCATTGTAATGATATTTACAAAGCTGATACAGATACTAGAAAGGAGGCTGAGACAGAATGAGCGGTAA
- a CDS encoding basic amino acid ABC transporter substrate-binding protein: MKKKVLAITMAALMAASLTACGGGAKETTAAATTAEEKAEDTTAAESKDETSAEAAETEAAKEAAGGKLVMATNAEFPPYEYHDGDAIVGIDAEIAKAIADELGMELEIEDIAFDSIIPEIVSGKADMGLAGMTVTEDRMQSVDFSDTYAKASQKIIVTEDSEIASPDDLKGVIVGVQLGTTGDIYVSDLEADGTTVERYNKGFEAVQALSQGKIDAVVIDGEPAKTFVAETEGLKILDESFTDEEYAIAVKKGNTELLEKINGALKTLKDNGTLDEIVAKYIKAE; the protein is encoded by the coding sequence ATGAAGAAGAAGGTTTTAGCGATCACCATGGCGGCACTGATGGCAGCTTCCCTGACAGCCTGCGGCGGCGGTGCAAAAGAGACAACAGCAGCAGCCACAACAGCAGAGGAGAAGGCAGAGGATACCACGGCAGCCGAGAGCAAGGATGAGACCAGCGCAGAGGCGGCTGAGACTGAGGCAGCCAAGGAAGCAGCAGGCGGCAAGCTTGTCATGGCAACCAACGCAGAGTTCCCTCCTTACGAGTATCATGACGGAGATGCCATTGTTGGTATTGACGCGGAAATTGCAAAGGCCATTGCCGATGAGCTGGGCATGGAGCTGGAGATTGAGGACATTGCGTTTGATTCTATTATTCCTGAGATTGTATCCGGTAAGGCTGATATGGGTCTGGCCGGTATGACTGTTACGGAAGACCGTATGCAGTCCGTAGATTTTTCCGATACCTATGCAAAGGCATCCCAGAAAATCATCGTTACAGAGGACAGCGAGATTGCCTCTCCTGATGACTTAAAGGGTGTAATCGTAGGCGTGCAGCTGGGAACCACAGGCGATATCTATGTATCTGACCTGGAAGCTGACGGAACCACGGTAGAGCGTTACAACAAGGGCTTTGAGGCTGTTCAGGCACTGAGCCAGGGCAAGATTGACGCGGTTGTAATCGACGGAGAGCCTGCCAAGACCTTTGTTGCTGAGACAGAAGGACTGAAGATTCTGGATGAGTCCTTTACCGATGAAGAGTATGCCATTGCTGTAAAGAAGGGCAACACAGAGTTACTGGAGAAAATCAACGGCGCTCTTAAGACCCTGAAGGACAACGGCACACTGGACGAAATCGTAGCCAAGTATATCAAGGCTGAGTAA
- a CDS encoding bifunctional 5,10-methylenetetrahydrofolate dehydrogenase/5,10-methenyltetrahydrofolate cyclohydrolase, translating into MKILKGAEVSAKIKEQVTQMMEGLEGPAPKLAIVRVGEKPDDMSYERGAVKKMENFGLRVQTYVFPEQISDSDFKAEFSAINRDPDVSGILLLRPLPKQIAETDIEKMIDPEKDLDGISPANIAKVFAGDKTGFAPCTAEAVIEVLKANEIDMTGKNVTIVGRSMVVGRPLSMLMLKENATVTICHTRTRDLETECRRAEILVAAAGKAKMLDGRHVGQDAIVIDVGINVDENGKLCGDVDFPSIEPLASMATPVPGGVGAVTTAVLAKHLVLAGRRQRGN; encoded by the coding sequence ATGAAAATATTAAAAGGCGCCGAGGTTTCGGCAAAAATCAAGGAACAGGTAACACAGATGATGGAAGGTCTGGAAGGCCCGGCTCCGAAGCTGGCCATTGTGCGGGTGGGGGAAAAACCGGACGATATGTCCTACGAACGGGGGGCTGTGAAGAAGATGGAGAACTTCGGCCTGAGGGTCCAGACATATGTGTTCCCGGAACAGATAAGCGACAGCGATTTCAAGGCTGAATTCAGTGCCATTAACCGTGACCCGGATGTATCGGGAATCCTCCTGCTCCGTCCGCTGCCAAAGCAGATTGCGGAGACGGACATCGAGAAGATGATTGACCCGGAAAAGGACCTGGACGGGATTTCCCCGGCCAATATTGCCAAGGTATTTGCAGGGGACAAAACCGGTTTTGCGCCCTGTACCGCAGAGGCGGTCATAGAGGTACTTAAGGCCAATGAGATAGATATGACAGGAAAGAACGTGACTATCGTGGGCCGCAGCATGGTGGTGGGCCGTCCGCTGTCCATGCTGATGCTGAAGGAAAATGCCACGGTCACCATCTGCCACACCAGGACCAGGGATCTGGAGACAGAGTGCCGCAGAGCTGAAATCCTGGTGGCCGCAGCAGGAAAGGCTAAAATGCTGGACGGCCGTCACGTGGGACAGGATGCCATAGTCATTGATGTGGGTATTAATGTGGATGAAAATGGAAAATTATGCGGAGATGTGGATTTCCCGTCCATAGAGCCTCTTGCATCCATGGCAACACCTGTGCCGGGAGGCGTAGGGGCCGTGACAACGGCCGTGCTGGCCAAGCATCTTGTGCTTGCAGGCCGGAGACAGAGAGGGAATTAG
- a CDS encoding cyclodeaminase/cyclohydrolase family protein codes for MVESMTIQEFLDVLSSKEPVPGGGGASALAGALGNALGQMVANLTIGKKKYALVEDEIKELAERMKGIQGQFSALADQDAKVFAPLAKCYSLPSGTEEEKAYKAEVMEARLLDASLVPMEIMEKAWEMLEIMDILADKGSRMAVSDVGVGVQFIRTALLGAVMNVYINTKSMKNREKAEEMNEKAERLIKEGTEAADRIYQKVLEQLR; via the coding sequence ATGGTAGAGAGCATGACGATTCAGGAGTTTCTGGATGTATTATCTTCAAAGGAGCCGGTACCGGGGGGCGGCGGCGCTTCGGCCCTGGCCGGAGCCCTGGGCAATGCCCTGGGACAGATGGTGGCCAATCTGACCATAGGCAAGAAGAAGTACGCGCTGGTGGAGGATGAGATTAAGGAACTGGCAGAGCGGATGAAGGGAATCCAGGGACAGTTTAGCGCGCTGGCTGACCAGGATGCAAAGGTATTTGCGCCTCTGGCCAAATGCTACAGCCTTCCCTCAGGTACAGAGGAAGAAAAGGCATACAAGGCAGAGGTCATGGAAGCACGGCTGTTGGATGCCAGTCTTGTGCCAATGGAAATCATGGAAAAGGCATGGGAAATGCTGGAAATCATGGATATCCTTGCGGATAAGGGAAGCAGGATGGCTGTCAGCGATGTGGGCGTGGGAGTCCAGTTCATCCGGACCGCACTGCTGGGCGCGGTGATGAATGTGTACATCAATACCAAGTCCATGAAGAACAGGGAGAAGGCAGAAGAAATGAACGAGAAGGCGGAACGCCTGATTAAGGAGGGGACAGAAGCAGCGGACCGCATATATCAGAAGGTACTTGAGCAGCTGAGATAG
- a CDS encoding pentapeptide repeat-containing protein, translating into MLSEDMAEAANQECPILDKVYEDQTVVGISGKKVEFDTVKFVRCRMEECDFSGASFCNVVFDKCDFSNCSFRDTYWKNVNVSDSKGDGSQFCNSTFKWVKLLDSQFHYGNFSTAFWEFGEIKGCNFRESFMSEVKFKKTVFSSTDLAGTDFFRTPLKGMDLSECVIDGIMVSDQFTELAGVKVSLLQAAELARLMGVKIV; encoded by the coding sequence ATGCTGTCAGAGGATATGGCGGAAGCAGCCAATCAGGAATGTCCGATTTTGGATAAGGTTTATGAAGACCAGACGGTCGTTGGGATATCGGGAAAAAAAGTGGAGTTTGACACGGTGAAATTCGTCAGGTGCAGGATGGAGGAGTGTGATTTCAGCGGCGCGTCCTTCTGCAATGTAGTATTTGACAAGTGTGATTTTTCTAACTGCTCCTTCCGGGATACCTATTGGAAGAATGTGAATGTATCAGACTCAAAGGGGGACGGAAGCCAGTTCTGCAACTCCACGTTTAAGTGGGTGAAGCTTCTGGACAGTCAGTTCCACTATGGGAATTTCTCTACTGCCTTCTGGGAGTTCGGCGAAATAAAGGGCTGTAATTTCCGGGAATCCTTCATGTCTGAGGTGAAATTTAAAAAGACGGTTTTTTCCTCCACGGACCTGGCCGGTACGGATTTTTTCCGTACACCGTTAAAGGGAATGGATTTATCAGAGTGCGTCATTGACGGCATCATGGTCTCGGATCAGTTCACGGAACTGGCGGGTGTAAAGGTCAGCCTGCTGCAGGCCGCCGAGCTGGCCAGGCTGATGGGAGTTAAAATTGTGTAA
- a CDS encoding DUF3795 domain-containing protein, translated as MFESRCGVCCNQCERKEAVRCTGCATMEKPFWGGECGVKSCCEAKGLNHCGECPDFPCEMEASMGTDMGFDAEPRLKQCREWAK; from the coding sequence ATGTTTGAGTCAAGATGCGGAGTCTGCTGCAATCAATGTGAAAGAAAGGAAGCGGTCCGCTGTACAGGGTGCGCAACCATGGAAAAGCCCTTCTGGGGCGGTGAGTGCGGTGTTAAATCCTGCTGCGAGGCAAAAGGGCTGAACCACTGCGGAGAATGTCCTGATTTTCCCTGTGAGATGGAGGCGTCCATGGGAACAGATATGGGCTTTGATGCAGAGCCAAGGTTAAAACAGTGCAGGGAATGGGCAAAATAA
- a CDS encoding pyridoxamine 5'-phosphate oxidase family protein gives MRRKDREIKDTYGIREIIRECDCCRLAFPDGKSAYIVPLSFGYDEEENALYFHGAAEGKKMDLVRQTGYAGFEMDTAHGLKTADQACGYSFRYRSVVGEGPIRVVEETQEKKKGLNCIMGHMSGKDSWDYPEAMLKRTAVLRLDVEQMSGKEQV, from the coding sequence GTGAGAAGGAAGGACAGGGAAATTAAGGATACATATGGAATAAGGGAAATTATACGGGAGTGCGACTGCTGCAGGCTGGCTTTTCCAGATGGAAAGAGCGCCTACATTGTACCTCTCAGCTTCGGATACGACGAGGAGGAAAATGCGCTCTATTTCCACGGGGCTGCCGAGGGGAAGAAGATGGATTTGGTCAGGCAGACCGGGTATGCAGGGTTTGAGATGGACACTGCCCATGGCCTTAAGACGGCGGACCAGGCCTGCGGATATTCCTTCCGGTACCGAAGCGTGGTGGGGGAAGGACCCATCCGGGTAGTGGAGGAGACACAGGAAAAGAAAAAGGGCCTGAACTGCATCATGGGCCACATGTCAGGAAAGGACAGCTGGGATTACCCGGAGGCTATGCTTAAGAGAACCGCTGTACTGCGCCTGGATGTGGAACAGATGTCAGGGAAAGAACAGGTTTAG
- a CDS encoding AAA family ATPase, translating into MRPTELIISAFGPYAGEVTLDMASLGDRGLYLITGDTGAGKTTLFDAIAFALYGNASGDSRKPRMLRSKYARPDARTYVEMGFSYSGKEYRVRRNPEYMRTKQRGEGETREKPDAQLHMPDGRLVTGDKAVTVEVEGLLGLNREQFSQIAMLAQGSFSRLLSGRTEDRGIIFREIFKTKPYQLFQEKLKDRAKGLYGRYADSRKSMEQYAGGVITEGHSEELKLRWKEVPQGSLEALLEVLDQLIGADEAQQQGRDRAMALVRDEMAALGMELGKMQGDAAVCRDMAAAADVLRENMPVLEQAKVRYEREKERQADRDGLIGAVTRMEENLKTYDRFDGLQENLKACRKETESLEKRLEQAALEERQWKERNDSDEKILESLRQAGEEYQAALTAGERLREYSGRIGLLAEELGQYGQERKKLEAARERYRAAGEESRRADDAYREMYQRFLDNQAGILASRLTEGQPCPVCGSVTHPAPARYLEEGKEAAKDKVDRLKAAAEEKDKAAARLSLEAGRLAGSLDTRYERMKQQIDAEVATWKEDWQQRIRQAEADAGALVAKTGDVRQGRRYFLEQWELMMGQLKGQLERQAAAQKEKIQEKKKRKEYKEAIEGRRVLGRQSLEAASELKQQAQKMLAESQAKERELESRLKEMESSLPYENRKAAQAELAEKKAFLAGLEKAFKEAEESYNRISRRVSDAQARLEALRGRMAEKDAEGRESVGEDRDPVNGPDTMLPGGMDVRTVMERLEARMQENRLRQSEARERLTGLEQEKSRLHHRLETNRMARERISEQKASMEEIQKEWTWVKALSDTAAGEVGGKEKITLETYAQMAYFERIIARANTRFMVMSGGQYELKRCTEEDNRGKNGLGLNVIDHYNGTERSVKTLSGGESFQASLSLALGLSDEIQSAAGGIRLDTLFVDEGFGSLDEDTLNLAMKSLGDLAEGRRLVGIISHVGELKERIQHQIVVVKDKTGGSRAYIEL; encoded by the coding sequence ATGAGGCCCACAGAACTGATAATATCCGCATTTGGACCATATGCAGGTGAGGTCACCCTGGATATGGCCTCCCTGGGGGACCGGGGACTTTATCTCATTACGGGCGACACCGGAGCAGGCAAAACCACCCTGTTTGACGCCATTGCATTTGCCCTTTACGGCAACGCTAGCGGGGACAGCCGCAAACCCAGGATGCTGCGCAGCAAATATGCCAGGCCGGATGCCAGGACCTATGTGGAGATGGGATTTTCCTATAGTGGAAAGGAATACAGGGTGCGGCGCAATCCTGAGTATATGAGGACAAAGCAAAGAGGTGAAGGGGAGACACGGGAAAAGCCGGACGCACAGCTTCATATGCCGGACGGCAGGCTCGTTACAGGGGACAAAGCGGTAACGGTGGAGGTGGAAGGGCTTCTGGGCCTTAACAGGGAGCAGTTTTCCCAGATTGCCATGCTGGCCCAGGGCAGTTTTTCCAGGCTCCTGTCAGGCAGAACCGAGGATCGGGGCATCATTTTCCGGGAAATATTTAAGACAAAGCCCTACCAGTTGTTTCAGGAAAAGCTGAAGGACCGGGCCAAGGGTCTGTATGGCCGCTACGCGGACAGCAGAAAGAGCATGGAACAGTATGCCGGAGGTGTTATCACAGAGGGCCATAGTGAGGAACTTAAGCTGCGCTGGAAGGAGGTGCCCCAGGGGAGCCTGGAAGCTCTTTTGGAGGTGCTGGACCAGCTGATTGGGGCGGATGAGGCGCAGCAGCAGGGGAGGGACAGAGCCATGGCCCTGGTCAGGGACGAGATGGCTGCCCTTGGAATGGAGCTGGGGAAAATGCAGGGGGATGCCGCGGTCTGCCGGGATATGGCGGCTGCCGCGGATGTGCTCAGGGAAAATATGCCGGTTCTGGAACAGGCAAAGGTCAGGTATGAGAGGGAAAAGGAACGCCAGGCTGACAGAGACGGGCTGATTGGCGCTGTTACCAGGATGGAAGAAAACCTGAAAACCTATGACCGTTTTGACGGGCTGCAGGAAAATCTGAAGGCATGCAGGAAAGAGACAGAGAGCCTTGAAAAAAGGCTGGAGCAGGCGGCCCTGGAGGAAAGGCAGTGGAAGGAACGAAATGACAGCGATGAGAAGATACTGGAAAGCCTTCGCCAGGCAGGAGAAGAATACCAGGCAGCCCTGACAGCAGGGGAGAGACTGCGCGAATACAGCGGGCGCATCGGACTTCTGGCAGAGGAGCTGGGGCAGTACGGGCAGGAGCGGAAGAAGCTGGAGGCAGCCAGAGAGCGTTACAGGGCAGCAGGCGAGGAGAGCCGCAGGGCAGACGATGCCTACCGGGAGATGTACCAGAGATTCCTGGACAACCAGGCGGGAATCCTGGCTTCACGGCTCACAGAAGGCCAGCCCTGTCCTGTATGCGGCTCTGTCACTCATCCGGCGCCTGCACGGTATCTGGAGGAGGGAAAAGAGGCAGCCAAGGACAAGGTAGACCGGCTTAAGGCTGCTGCCGAGGAAAAGGATAAGGCGGCTGCCAGGCTGAGCCTGGAGGCAGGAAGACTGGCAGGCAGTCTGGATACCCGCTATGAAAGGATGAAACAGCAGATTGATGCCGAGGTGGCTACCTGGAAAGAGGACTGGCAGCAGCGGATTCGCCAGGCGGAAGCCGATGCCGGGGCGTTGGTTGCAAAGACAGGGGATGTACGGCAGGGGCGCAGGTATTTCCTTGAACAGTGGGAGCTGATGATGGGGCAGCTAAAAGGCCAGCTGGAGCGCCAGGCTGCTGCCCAGAAGGAGAAGATTCAGGAAAAGAAGAAGAGAAAAGAATATAAGGAAGCCATTGAAGGCAGAAGGGTCTTAGGGCGTCAATCCCTGGAAGCAGCCTCGGAGTTGAAACAGCAGGCCCAGAAAATGCTGGCAGAGAGCCAGGCAAAGGAAAGGGAACTGGAAAGCCGCCTTAAGGAGATGGAGTCCTCCCTGCCCTATGAGAACAGGAAGGCCGCCCAGGCGGAGCTGGCAGAGAAGAAGGCATTTCTGGCCGGACTGGAAAAGGCGTTTAAGGAGGCGGAAGAATCCTATAACCGGATAAGCCGCAGAGTGTCGGACGCTCAGGCCCGATTGGAGGCGCTGAGAGGCCGGATGGCGGAGAAGGACGCAGAGGGAAGAGAGTCTGTGGGAGAGGACCGGGACCCTGTGAATGGGCCGGACACAATGCTTCCGGGCGGCATGGACGTTAGAACCGTTATGGAACGCCTGGAGGCGCGGATGCAGGAGAACCGGCTTCGCCAGTCTGAGGCAAGGGAGAGGCTGACCGGCCTGGAGCAGGAAAAAAGCAGGCTTCACCACAGACTGGAAACCAACCGCATGGCAAGGGAACGTATTTCGGAACAGAAGGCGTCCATGGAAGAGATACAAAAGGAATGGACATGGGTCAAGGCCCTTTCCGATACAGCGGCAGGTGAAGTGGGGGGAAAGGAAAAAATTACCCTGGAAACGTATGCGCAGATGGCATATTTTGAGCGTATCATTGCCAGGGCAAATACCAGGTTCATGGTCATGAGCGGCGGCCAGTATGAGCTGAAACGGTGTACGGAGGAGGATAACAGGGGGAAGAACGGGCTGGGGTTAAATGTCATCGACCATTACAATGGTACGGAGCGCAGCGTAAAGACATTGTCCGGCGGGGAATCCTTCCAGGCATCCCTTTCCCTGGCTCTGGGCCTGTCGGATGAGATACAGTCAGCTGCAGGCGGAATCCGCCTGGACACTCTCTTTGTGGATGAGGGATTCGGGTCTCTGGATGAGGATACACTGAACCTGGCCATGAAGTCCCTGGGAGACCTGGCAGAGGGAAGGCGTCTGGTGGGCATCATTTCCCATGTGGGAGAGCTGAAGGAACGAATCCAGCACCAGATTGTTGTGGTGAAGGACAAGACAGGCGGAAGCAGGGCATATATTGAACTGTGA